In Sulfurovum xiamenensis, the genomic window CCCTCTTCAAAACATACGATCGAGATCATTGAACTGATTAAAAAAGAGCAGCCGTGCTGTATTTTGCATGATGTCTATCACTCAACAAAAACCGCTGATTTTATCAGCCAAAAAACGGGTATCAAGATCATACTTATGCCGCATGATATAGAGGCACTTGAAGATATTGATAACCTGAGCGCCCTTTTTGACTATCTTACGAGTGCGATCAAATGATAGATATTTTACTTATTCCGATTGCTCTGGTTGTGGTGCTTGTGATGCTTCACGCTTACTTTGGTATAGAGATCCTAAAACGGGGGATCATCTTTACTGACCTTGCTATCGCTCAGTTCGCAGCGCTAGGATCATCGATCAGCCTTGGGTATTTTCATGAGGAGTATTTTTACCCTCTGACCCTGAGCTTTGCATTGCTGTGTGCTTTTTTGATCGCTTTCGCTTCGACGAGGAAACTTCATCTGGAAGCCTTTATAGGGATCCTTTATATCTTGGGTGCGAGTGGGATCATGATGGTGCTTTCACACTCCTCCGAAGGTATGGAGCATTTCAAATCGCTTCTTGCAAGCGATATACTTTTCACGCCCCTTCATGATGTGTTGCAAAGTACAATTATCTATGCTTTCATCGCCATGGCACTTTACTTTGTCTATCCGAAATTAAACGGTTTTTTCAGAGAACTCTTTTTCTTTTCGCTTCTTGCGATCACGGTTACTTCTTCCGTTTCACTTGCAGGTGTTTTCGTCGTCTTTGTACTTTTGATCGCACCACCTTTTGTTTCGATGTCTCTCAATGCAAAAAGACCATTGCTTGTCAGTTTCCTTTTTGGATGGTTTTTTAGTATCGGAGCCATTGTTATCTCTTATTTCTATGACTTACCTACAGGTTACAGCATTGTCTTTATGGGTGCGCTTCTTACTGTGGCCATCGTCATGATGGCATCCAGGAGTGAAAAGAAAAAATGATCAATCTGATCATTTTTTTGAGCGATTAGACATTTATTTCGCTACAATACATAAAAATAAACATAGGGAACAGACAATGACACCAGCAGAAAAACTCAAAAACCTATTAGAACTTGAGATCATTCCGGATCTGGAAGTCGCTATTGACGAACTTTTTGCAGCCATAGACAAAGCAAAATCTGCTTCTAAGGAACAAAAAGAAGATCTCGAAGAGATGAGAGAGATGCGAACAGAATGTTTTGCTATCATAGAAGAGCTTGGTCGTAATGAACTTGAAGAAGAAGAGATAGAAGAGCTCCTGGCTGAACTGGTCGATATGAAGACGGAAGAATAGGCAATCATTACCTTTTTCAAAAGGAACGGAGATCGGCTTGTAGCCAGAAAATGATAAAAATCGCATTTCTCTATTGACATTTTAATATTAATTGATATAATATCACCACTTTTCTAAGAATTTAAAATATAAGGAAGAAAAAATGAAAAAAGTTTCACTATCAATCGTTGCCCTGTTGGCAATGAATACATTCGCATTTGCAGGTGGGGATTTCACTACTCCGGTAGAACCGCAAGTCACTATACCAGAAGTTGATGAATCAACGGGATCTTTTTATGTAGGTGCAGGGTATACATATATAAATTTAGATGCTTCAGGGAACTTCGGTGAGCACGACGGTGATGCAACACTTTTACTGGCAGGTTACAACTTCAACCCATATATCGGTGTAGAGGCTAGATATGCCGGTTTAACGGACTGTCTTGAAAATACTGCGATCTATGTGAAGCCAATGTACCCGATCGGTGATGCTAAAGTATACGCATTACTTGGATACGGAGAAACTACATTTGACAAGGGTCCTTCATTTTCAGAAAGTGGTTTCCAATGGGGCCTAGGTGCAAACTATGCAGTGACTGAAAATATCGGTGTCTTTGCAGACTATACAAACCTGTATGATGATACAGGATTTGATAATGTTGCCGTGAGAGAAGATGTTACTGTTGATACTATCAACGTAGGTGTAACGTATACTTTCTAAGTAGCTAGATATCCGTCGGTGGGTCAGATCTTTTCTGACACACTAAAGGGTACATTCTAAAACTATTTTTAATTCTTTTATATATCTTTTCCTTCTTACTATATTACCTATTTAATTAAGCTTATTTTTATCATTTTTACACTATAGTACGGCTTCAACCTCTCGGGGAGCTTTGATCATTTATGGGAACATATCTGATGCATAGCTGAGATAGCAATTGCTTGACCCGTCGAACTTGAACTGGACAATACCAGCGTAAGGAAGAGACTTGTATCTAATTATTAACTATAAATATTATGCATAAAGAGCTTTTTTATTTATAACTTCATTAATTTCTACACCTCTTCCCTAAATATAACATTTTAAGGGAATATTATGACAAAAGCATACAAAGACACATTAACAACATCCAATGAACTTTTAACCAGAGACCCATTTCCTGCGTCTAAAAAAGTGTATCTCAAGGGTGAAATACATAAAGATATAAGAGTACCAGTACGTGAGATCACTTTGGGTGATGAATCAAAACTCAGAGTTTACGATACATCTGGTCCCTATACAGACCCAACTGTAGATATTGATGTAGGTCAGGGTATTCCTGCGATCCGTAAAGAGTGGATCTTAGCGCGTGGTGATGTAGAAGAGTATGAGGGACGCATTATGGCGCCTGAAGACAATGGTTACAACACAGATGAACAACTTGAGTTCGTCACAGCAGGTGCAAAAGGACTTGTACGTACACCACTTCGTGCTAAAAAAGGGAAAAATGTTTCTCAGCTTTGGTATGCAAGACAGGGGATCATTACGCCTGAGATGGAGTTCATTGCAATTCGTGAAAACCAAGATAGAGCGATGAACGAAGCGTATCTTCAAGACGAAGAGAGAGAAGCAAGACTGAAGGGTGAAAATTTCGGTGCGAACCTGCCAGAGGTGATCACACCGGAATTTGTACGTCAGGAAGTTGCTGCGGGTCGTGCAGTTATCCCATGTAACATTAACCACCCGGAAGTTGAGCCGATGATCATCGGGCGTAATTTCCTTGTAAAAGTAAATGCAAACATCGGTAACTCAGCAACGACATCAAGTATCGCTGAAGAGGTAGAGAAGATGGTATGGTCAACACGCTGGGGTGGAGATACAGTGATGGATCTCTCAACAGGTAAAAACATTCACACGACACGTGACTGGATCCTCCGTAACTCTCCAGTGCCTATCGGGACAGTACCTATCTATCAGGCACTTGAAAAAGTAAATGGTATCGCTGAGGATCTTACGTGGGAAGTATTCCGTGATACGCTTATCGAGCAGGCAGAACAAGGGGTAGACTACTTTACAATTCATGCTGGACTTTTACTGCACCATGTACCAATGACAACAAAACGTGTGACGGGTATTGTTTCTCGTGGTGGAGCGATCATGGCAAAATGGATGATACATCACCACCAAGAGAACTTTTTGAACACGCACTTTGAAGAGATCTGTGAAATTATGAAAACGTATGATGTCACATTCTCACTTGGTGATGGTCTGCGTCCGGGAAGTACAGCCGATGCAAATGATGAAGCACAGTTCGCTGAACTTAAAGAGTTAGGGCGTTTGACACAAATTGCATGGAAACATGATGTACAAACGATCATCGAAGGTCCAGGGCACGTGCCAATGCACATGATCAAAGAGAACATGGATAAGCAGCTTGAGTGGTGTCATGAAGCGCCATTCTATACACTTGGGCCGTTAACAACAGATATCGCGCCAGGGTATGACCACTTCACATCAGGGATCGGTGCAGCAATGATCGGTTGGTACGGATGTGCGATGCTTTGTTATGTAACACCTAAAGAGCACTTGGGACTTCCAGACAGAGAAGATGTAAAAGAGGGACTTATCACTTATAAGATCGCTGCACATGCTGCAGATGTAGCTAAAGGACACCCTGGAGCACGTGCTAGAGACGATGCGATGAGTAAAGCAAGATTCGAGTTTAGATGGGTAGACCAGTTCAATATCGGTCTTGATCCTGAGCGTGCAAGAGACTACCATGATGAAACACTTCCAATGGAAGCAGCTAAAGTGGCTCACTTCTGTTCTATGTGTGGACCAAAGTTCTGTTCTATGAAAATTTCTGCAGATGTACGTGAATATGCAGATTCACTGGGAACAGATGTAGAGAGTGCAAAACAACAGGGAATGAATGAAATGTCCATGAAATTTAAAGAGATGGGTTCAGAAGTCTATGTTGAAGCAGCTAAGATAGAAGAAAAGTAAAAACATGAATATAGGTATTGCAGGTGCTGGTTTAGTAGGTAGAGTGCTGGCACTTAACCTACTACAACGTGGCCACACAGTAAAACTTTTTGATGAAGACACAGCCTATGGCGATAAGGCAGCAGGTATCACTGCTGCGGGTATGCTCGCTGTCTTTGCAGAATTGGAAAGTGCAGAGTCTGTTATTTTTGATCATGGAAATCGCTCTATTGCACTTTGGCCTGCTCTGTTGGAACAGATCGGTATTGCAGATGCGTATCAGCAGGAAGGCAGTATCATCACTGCACATCCTCAAGATTATAATGAGCTGGATCATTTTATCGATACATTAAAGTCAAAAGTAGAGAAAGCATCGGAAATCAAGCTTCTGGACAGACAGGCATTGACACAGCTTGAACCAGATCTGGAACAACATGCTAAAGCGTTCTTTATACCACATGAAGGGCAGGTGGATGCACAGCGTTTTATGAAAGCATCAAGTGATTATCTGCTTGCACACCCAGATGTTACGTGGCATGAAGAGACGAAAGTGACTCACATCTCAGAGGGTACGATTACAGTTGGGGATGAGAGTAAAACATTTGATTGGGTATTTGATTCACGAGGACTGGGTGCCCAGGATGACATCAGTGATCTACGTGGTGTACGCGGAGAGGTGTTTTGGCTGGATGCACCTGAGGTAAATATAAGCAGACCTACACGTATGTTACACCCACGCTATAAGATCTATATCGTTCCACGACCTAATCATAGGTATGTTATCGGTGCAACAGAGATAGAGAGTGAAGATAAAAGCCCAATGTCTGTACGTTCTAGTCTGGAACTGCTCTCAGCAGTCTACAGTATGCACTCAGGGTTTGCGGAAGCACGTATCGTCAATATGCTGACAAATTGTCGTCCGGCACTCAGAGATAATTTGCCAAAGATCGAGCATGCTTCAAAGATGACACGCATTAACGGTTTGTACAGACATGGCTATCTATTGGCACCTGCAGTTGTGGAAGAAGCATTAAATGGAGGGGTATATCAATGATAAAAGTATCAGTGAACGGTGAAGTAAAAGAGCTTGAAAACAATTTAAATGTAAGTCAGATGATAGAAGCACTTGAATATAAAGTCAAAGGTTTTGCTGTCGCTGTCAATACGACGTTTGTTCCCATTGCCAAATATGATGAAACAATGATAAAAGAGGGAGATACCATAGATATTTTGGCTCCCGTACAAGGTGGATGAAATGACTAAACAGTTGGAAACCAACAATACATGGCAGATAGGCGGGAAAACATTAAACAGTAGACTGCTCATAGGTTCTGCACTCTATCCGAGTCCGGCAAATATGGAAGATGCAATTAGGATTTCAGGTGCTCAGATCGTCACAGTTTCGTTGAGACGTCAAGCAGCCGGTGAGGGAAATGGTAACCCGTTTTGGGATATCATAAAATCTTTAGGCATAGAAGTTCTACCCAATACAGCAGGTTCACACTCTGCCAAAGAGGCTATTACCACAGCACAGATGGCCAGAGAGGTATTTGGTACGAATTGGGTAAAACTTGAAGTCATAGGGGATCAGTACAATTTGCAACCAGACCCGTTTGAAACAGTAAAAGCTGCTGAGGTGCTTATAAAAGAAGGGTTCGAAGTATTCCCTTATACCACAGATGATCTGGTGGTTGCAAAGCGTTTGGCAGATGTGGGCTGTAAGATCATTATGCCATGGGGCTCTATGATAGGTTCTGGAAAAGGACTGATGAACCCGGACAATCTTATCGCTATTCGTAAGCAGTTTCCGGACCTACAGCTGATCGTTGATGCAGGTATAGGTAAACCATCTCATGCAACCCAGGCAATGGAACTTGGTTATGATGGAGTACTACTGAACTCAGCCATAGCCTTAGCACAGGATCCTGTAAAAATGGCAGATGCTTTTAGACTGGCTGTCGAGGCAGGCCGTCTGGGGTACGAAGCAGGGGTAATGAAAGAGCGTGAATTTGCTTCACCTTCCACACCTACTGTCGGTACACCTTTTTGGCATCAGTTTAATTAATATACGATTTCTCTACGCTGATTTAAGCATTATAATAGCTTATTTCTTGTATAAGTAGTCATCAATCTCTCGGGGTGCTAGGTCTTGTAAGATCTAAGCTGAGATAGCTCAAAAGCTTGACCCGTTGAACTTGAACTGGATAATACCAGCGTAGGGAAGAGAATCGTATATAAACGTCTTCGATACATCATGTATCATTTTTTATCTACTTTTTCTCCCTTTTTTCATATACATATTTTAAGGGGAATACAATGAAAACAAAAATTTTAACTGGTTCAATGATCGCAGCTTATGCATTATTGAACATACCTGCATTTGCAGAAGAGGTAACACTTGATCCAATTGTTGTTAGTGCTGATTTTAGGGAAGCAAAGCTATCAGAAACAGCTAATAGTGTATCTGTCATAGGAGAAGAGGAGATCTATGATAAATCATCTTCCGCTTTTGAAGAAGTAATTGGTAAAACACCAAATGTTAATTTTGCAAGCGGTGCATCAAGAGCACACTATATACAGATCCGTGGTATAGGAGAAAGAAGTCAGTTTTCAACTCCTGTGAATCCATCTGTTGGTCTGAATATTGATGGAATAGAATTTAGTCAAAGTGCTTTGGCTGTAACACTTTTTGATGTCAATCAAATAGAAGTTTTACGTGGGCCACAGGGAACAACATTTGGAGCAACCGGTATGGCGGGGGTTGTTAATATTCAAAGTAACGAACCAACAAAAGAGACTGAAGGTCATATAGAAGCTACTGTAGGTAATTATAATACAAAAGCATTGGGTGCAGCTATAGGTGGTACGCTTATCGAAGATACGCTACTGGGTAGATTTTCAATCTATAAAAATACCAGTGATGGCTTTATGAAAAATTGGCATATAGACAGTGAAGGTAATGAAATTAGTCAAGATGATACCAATAACATAGATGAATTAACAGCAAAAGCAAAGTTACGTTGGTTTGCCTCTGATAATCATACGATAGACCTGAACTATATGCATATTGATGTTGACAACGGTTACGATGCTTTTAGTCTTGATAATACAAGAACAACACATTCAGATGAACAAGGAAAAGATACACAAAAAACAGATGCTTTTTCTTTAATATCAACCTATCAAGTGAATCCAAAAATGCATTTAGTGTCTAAAGTCAGTCACAGTAACTCAGATCTTGAATATAGTTATGATGAAGATTGGTCGTATGTTGGAGAATTTTCTGATACTCTTGGCCCATATAGCTATTTTGACCAGTATTTGAGAGATCGTGAGCAAACAGATATGGATGTTAGATTGGTCTCAGATGAAGAGGGTCGTATCTTTAATAATTCTACTGATTGGACAATGGGAGTATATCTTAAAAACTATTCAGAAGATTTGACAAGAAACCGTAGAAAAGAAGATGTCTATGTTCTATTTACAAATGACTATTCAACAAAAAATAGGGCAATTTATGGCCAGTTAGATAGTACTTTAACACCAAAGTTAACACTAACAACAGGTTTTAGGGCAGAAAAATGGGAAGTAAGTTATTCTGATTCAGATAATTCAAATATCCATACTGATGAAAATTTATTTGGTGGGAAAATAGGGTTACAATATCAACATGACAATAGTCACTTATATTATGTCAGTTTATCTAAAGGATATAAACCTGGTGGTGTCAATGCAGATAATAATGTACCTTCTCCTGAATATAAAGAATATCAGACTGAAAGTTTATGGAATATTGATGCTGGAGTAAATGCTAATTATTTTGAGAATACATTGATCAGTAGACTTAATCTTTTTTATGGAAAAAGAAAAGATCAGCAAGTTAAAATATATGATGCATATGCGCTACAAGAATGGAGTGATTATTTGACTAATGCGGCAGAAGGTCACTACTATGGATTGGAAGCTGAACTTGATTATTATCCTAATGATACTGTACATTTCTATGGTAGCCTTGGTTTGTTAAAGTCAAAGTTTGATGACTATGCAGAATATGATGCCCAGGGTAACCTGGTACCTTCATTTTTAGAAGGTAGAGCACCAGCACATGCACCTGAGTATCAATATAATATAGGGGTAGATTATAGATTTGTTGAGAATTGGACATTTAAAGCCAATGCAGAAGGTAAGGGTAGTTATTATTTCTCAAATACACATAATGAGAAATCGACAGCATACACACTCTTTAACAGTAGTTTAGAGTATACCTATGATAACTGGACAGCAACTGTATGGGTAAGAAATTTAACGGATGAAGATTATTATGTAAGAGGATTTTATTGGTATCAGGATCCTGCTATCGGGTATGCAGAATCTCGTTATACACAGTTTGGTGCACCAAGAACAGTTGGTTTTACAGTAGCATATGATTTTTAATCTGTGTTATAATATATGATGTTTAACCCCATCAGAACTTTATTTTTAATACTACTTTTTAGTATCGCTTCATTCGCAAGTGATACTAGACCCACACTCACTATCTATACCTATGACGCTTTTGCTGTCTCCTGGGGTCCAGGACCTAAGATAAAAGAAGCATTTGAGAAAGAATATGACTGCAATGTAAAGTTTGTAGGTCTGTCCAGTTCTATAGGTGCGTTACGAAAGATACAGCTTGAAGGTAAAAACACCAAAGCAGATATTTTACTTGGTCTGGATACCAATATAGCACAAGCTGCCAACAAAACGGGACTGTTTGCCAAACATGATCTGAATACTTCAAATTTAGATTTGCCTGTCCCATATACTGATGAGTATTTTGTACCGTATGATTACAGTTATGTCGCTTTTGTCTACAATGAAAATAAGGTGAAAAATCCTCCAACATCCTTTGAAGCACTTGCTGCTATGCCCGAAGATTTTAAGATCGTGATTCAGGATCCCCGTTCATCCACACCTGGGCTTAGTTTGCTTTTATGGGTTAAAGAAATCTATAAAGAGAAAGCAGGAGAGTATTGGAAAAGACTTTCGCCTCATATATTGACCATTACGAAAGGCTGGTCCGAGTCTTATGGTCTGTTTCTAAAAGGTGAGGCAGATATGGTATTATCTTATACGACTTCACCCGCCTATCACATTATAGAAGAGAACAGAACAAACTTTAAAAGTGCACGTTTCAATGAGGGACATTACGGACAGATAGAAGTGGCTGCGATGCTCAACTCTTCCAAACATAAAGATCTGGCGAAAAAGTTTTTACAATTTATGCATAGTGAAACCTTTGCAGAGATCATCCCTACAGCAAATTGGGCTTATCCTGTTGTCAAAACAAAAGAGGGTTTACCTAAGGTATTTGAGACACTGACGCAGCCATCCAAAATGATCTTACTGGATGGTAAAACAGTTGAAGCCCATAGAAAAGAAATTATCAATGAATGGCTGAGAGCATTGGAAAGATAAAGATGTTACAAGATGTAAAAAGACTGAAAAATTCATTACTGCCAGGAGGGTTCGTCTCTCTTTTATTGCTAGGGTTTGCTTTTGTACTGTTTTTTACACTATTCCTCTCACAAGACGATGCCTCTGTAGCACAACTTGACAGTAGAGTCTTTTCACTTCTGAAGTTTACGCTCTATCAAGCTTTTTTATCGACACTTTTATCTCTATTGGTAGGTTTGGCTTTAGCCTGGAGCCTGGCTCACCAGTCAAACTTTAAAGGACGTTCTCTACTGGTGGCACTTTTCTCCTCCTCTTTGGTCCTTCCGACACTGATTGTTGTCTTTGGACTCATATCTGTACTCGGACGTAATGGATGGGTAAACCAATTAAGCCTCTATCTTTTTGATCACTCTTTTGGTTCTTACCTGTATGGATTAACAGGTATCCTGGTAGCACATGTCTATCTGAATGCTTCATTTGCTTCACGGTCTTTGCTGCATGTGTTTGAATCTATTCCCAAAGAGAAATACAAACTTGCAAAAAGTTTGAACTTTACAGCGTTTCAACGGTTTATCTATGTAGAGTGGCCGGCTTTAAGGACGACACTTTTAAGCATTGCATCAACCATATTTCTTTTGTGTTTTACTTCCTTTGCCATCGTACTTGTACTGGGTGGTTCACCTGCTTATAATACTTTGGAAGTGGCTATCTATGAGGCAGTGAAACTTGAATTTGATATTGCTATGGCTTTAAAACTTGCATTGATACAACTTGTAATGACGACGTTGCTGGTACTCTTTTCATCGAACTTCAGAACCAGTGTTGGCAATGTAAGAACAAGTGCACTCTATATTCCCTGGTCTGAGACAAAATATGTCAAACGATTTCAGGTAGCTATTATTGGTCTGTTTTCTCTGTTTTTTATCTTACCGCTACTTGCTATCATCGTTGATGGATTAGGTGCAGAATTTACAAGAATACTCACAGAACCTCTTTTTATCAAATCTTTTTTCACGAGTATCGGACTCGCAACAGTTTCAAGTATATTGACGGTACTATTCGCTATTTTTTTAAGTGATACAAAAAGAAATTTTATCCTGGGACATCGTTTACCAAGTAACACATTTTCAAAAGTTTTGAATACTATCGTTTCCTTTTCCGGAAACCTCTATCTTGCTGTGCCTTCATTGATCATGGGTCTGGGATTTTTTCTTCTGTCCCAAACCTATGAAGCCCCGATAGCAGTATGGTCAACCATCGCACTTCTCACCGCAAACGTACTGATGTCATTACCGTTTGCCTTGGCCATTTTAGCTCCTGTGATGCAAAAGACCGGTCAAAGATATGACAAACTTGTCTTTTCGTTGAACTTGAGTTCATTGCAAAGGTGGGTGTATTGTGAATACCCCTACTTGAAGTCATCTATCGGTTATGTTTTTGCCTTGTCTTTTTGTTTTTCACTGGGAGATTTGGGTATCATTGCATTGTTTGGATCGGACGACTTTTTAACCTTGCCCTGGTATTTGTATCAGCTCATGGGATCGTACCGAACAAGTGATGCTGCTGGAGTCGCTTTGATACTCTTGGCCATCACATTATGTGTATTTATTTTATTACCACGACTGTTTAGGAGTAGCGTTGCTAAAGATAATTGATGTAAAGTACCAGCATAAAAATGCAGAAGATATGTATACATATACGATGGTGGTCAAACCTAAAGAGATCGTAGCGATAGTTGGTCAAAGTGGAAGTGGGAAATCCACACTTCTTGATCTTCTCGCAGGTTTCTTACCTGCAACAAGTGGTAGTATCAAGTTAGATGAGGATGAGTTGATAGATGAGACGGTTGAAGCACGGCCTATCAGCATTTTATTTCAAAATCATAACCTCTTTGAACACCTATCGGTACAAAAGAATATACTTCTAGGCATAAGTAAAACACTGAAAAGCACACATGAAGAGTTGAAAAAAGTAAAAACCATACTCAAAGAAGTAGGTCTTGAAAAATATGAACATACTATCGTTTCATCTCTTTCAGGTGGACAACAGCAGCGTGTTGCACTTGCACGGGTATTGTTACGCCGTGAGCCTATATTGCTTCTGGATGAACCCTTTACAGGATTGGATGCCGATACAAGAATGCAGATGCTTGATCTGCTCAAAAAGATCACAGTTGAAAATAACCTGCATACCATTATGATCACACATGAGATAGAAGATAGTGAACGTATTGCTAACAGGGTGTATAAAGTAGAGAATCAAAAGCTTGTGGAACAATGATAGATCAACTGAAACAATACGCACTTTTTGAAAACAAAGAAATCGACTCATATCAGCTTTTGGAAAAGCAGGGCTACAACAATGAAAACTATCTGATCCATAGCGAAGAAAAAAAATATATTTTACGAAAGTTCATTCGAACAGATGTAGACAGAAAATTTGAATTTGAAGTACAAAAATTGGCATTTGAAAAAGGTGTGGCATCAGAGCCTTTACTTCTGGATGAAGAGAATGCATTGGTACTCTCAGCATATGTAGAGGGCAGACATAAAGAGAGTCTAGAAAAAAATGATCTGTTTCAGTTTGCAGAAGTGTTGAAAAAAGTTCATACTTTAACAATAGAAAAGGAACCTCTACTGTTAGAACCACTGCTTCAGACAAAATCAAAAGCAGTAAAGGATGCATTTGAAACTCTAAAAGATTTTCCCTCTGAATGGGTATTGTGTCACAATGACCTCAATCCTCGTAATGTACTCTTTGCAGAAACGATCCAGTTGATAGACTGGGAAGATGCAGCGATAAACGACAAGTATTTTGATCTGGCATCGGTATGTGTTGAATTCAACCTGGATCAAGAAAACGAAGCCTATTTTTTAAGACGTTATTTCACCGAAGAAAATGAAATCAATGTGCAAAAGCTCAAGGCGTATAAGATCATCTACAAAGCCTTATGTACACAATGGTTTGAGAATTTAGAACGTCAAAGACCAGTTTAGCAGTCTCATCCTCCGCATGCTGACTGACCTGTCGCAAAAAATCGGGCAGTTACGGTATCCATCGTTGAGATATGATTGTGAAGCCAGGCTGGTAATGTCTCTATAAAATAGATCTTAAGTACCTTGATATCTCTATACTGCTGCCAGTGGGTAAACAGATCGCGCATCTCTTGAAGTGCCCTGTCATGTTCCCCTTTATGTGCAAGGTAAGGAGGGAAATGCATCTCCTGCATTTTAATCTCTTCATTTTGAAAATGAATAACCGTGTGATCTATCCATTGAGTATAGAGATTATCTATAGCGGCAGCACTCTTTTCACTTCCGTCATAGGCAAGTATATGTTTAAAAATAGCGTTGATGAGATCAATATCTTCTTTATGGACCTCATTCATAAAGTCCATTGCTACTTGTGGTATCTCATCATACTCTATAAGCATAGGTTTCCTATTCCACTGTCACAGATTTAGCCAGGTTCCTAGGCATATCTACATCATTTCCAAGTCTTACAGAAATTTCCAATGCAAGCAGTTGTGTCACCACCATCATTTCAAAAAATTCTAACATCGGATGCGCATCGTAGGTTGTTTGTATGAAGTCATCTGCGAGATCAAAAGGTATTGGAGAGATGGCACAGATCGTTGCATCTCTGGCACTGAGCTCTTCAACATTTGATTTGATCTTATCATAGTGCATCGTTTTTGGCATCAGTGCAATGGTGAAAAGTTCACTGTCCGCCAGTGCGATAGGCCCATGCTTCATCTCACCTGCAGGATATCCTTCAGCATGTCTATAACTTATCTCTTTGAGTTTCAATGCACCTTCTAGTGCAAGAGGGTAGAATATATCTCGACCTATGAAGAAGAAACCGTGTCCATGCAAATAACGTTTGGAGAGTCTATTGAGTTTGGTATGCAAGGTATCAGTGACGATCAATGCTTTTGGGGTCTGCAGCATCGCAGTGATCTCATTCTTAAGTGTCTCTTTTGAAATGGTGCTTTTTTCTTGACCTGCATATAGTGCCAGCATCCACAGTACCATGGTCTGTGTTGCAAATGCTTTGGTACTTGCCACCCCTTTTTCTATACCGGCCCTTGTGAGGATGGCAGTGTCACTTTCACGAACGATAGAAGAGTTATCCACGTTACAGATACTC contains:
- a CDS encoding metal ABC transporter permease; translation: MIDILLIPIALVVVLVMLHAYFGIEILKRGIIFTDLAIAQFAALGSSISLGYFHEEYFYPLTLSFALLCAFLIAFASTRKLHLEAFIGILYILGASGIMMVLSHSSEGMEHFKSLLASDILFTPLHDVLQSTIIYAFIAMALYFVYPKLNGFFRELFFFSLLAITVTSSVSLAGVFVVFVLLIAPPFVSMSLNAKRPLLVSFLFGWFFSIGAIVISYFYDLPTGYSIVFMGALLTVAIVMMASRSEKKK
- a CDS encoding porin family protein — its product is MKKVSLSIVALLAMNTFAFAGGDFTTPVEPQVTIPEVDESTGSFYVGAGYTYINLDASGNFGEHDGDATLLLAGYNFNPYIGVEARYAGLTDCLENTAIYVKPMYPIGDAKVYALLGYGETTFDKGPSFSESGFQWGLGANYAVTENIGVFADYTNLYDDTGFDNVAVREDVTVDTINVGVTYTF
- the thiC gene encoding phosphomethylpyrimidine synthase ThiC, whose product is MTKAYKDTLTTSNELLTRDPFPASKKVYLKGEIHKDIRVPVREITLGDESKLRVYDTSGPYTDPTVDIDVGQGIPAIRKEWILARGDVEEYEGRIMAPEDNGYNTDEQLEFVTAGAKGLVRTPLRAKKGKNVSQLWYARQGIITPEMEFIAIRENQDRAMNEAYLQDEEREARLKGENFGANLPEVITPEFVRQEVAAGRAVIPCNINHPEVEPMIIGRNFLVKVNANIGNSATTSSIAEEVEKMVWSTRWGGDTVMDLSTGKNIHTTRDWILRNSPVPIGTVPIYQALEKVNGIAEDLTWEVFRDTLIEQAEQGVDYFTIHAGLLLHHVPMTTKRVTGIVSRGGAIMAKWMIHHHQENFLNTHFEEICEIMKTYDVTFSLGDGLRPGSTADANDEAQFAELKELGRLTQIAWKHDVQTIIEGPGHVPMHMIKENMDKQLEWCHEAPFYTLGPLTTDIAPGYDHFTSGIGAAMIGWYGCAMLCYVTPKEHLGLPDREDVKEGLITYKIAAHAADVAKGHPGARARDDAMSKARFEFRWVDQFNIGLDPERARDYHDETLPMEAAKVAHFCSMCGPKFCSMKISADVREYADSLGTDVESAKQQGMNEMSMKFKEMGSEVYVEAAKIEEK
- a CDS encoding FAD-dependent oxidoreductase, producing MNIGIAGAGLVGRVLALNLLQRGHTVKLFDEDTAYGDKAAGITAAGMLAVFAELESAESVIFDHGNRSIALWPALLEQIGIADAYQQEGSIITAHPQDYNELDHFIDTLKSKVEKASEIKLLDRQALTQLEPDLEQHAKAFFIPHEGQVDAQRFMKASSDYLLAHPDVTWHEETKVTHISEGTITVGDESKTFDWVFDSRGLGAQDDISDLRGVRGEVFWLDAPEVNISRPTRMLHPRYKIYIVPRPNHRYVIGATEIESEDKSPMSVRSSLELLSAVYSMHSGFAEARIVNMLTNCRPALRDNLPKIEHASKMTRINGLYRHGYLLAPAVVEEALNGGVYQ
- the thiS gene encoding sulfur carrier protein ThiS, translating into MIKVSVNGEVKELENNLNVSQMIEALEYKVKGFAVAVNTTFVPIAKYDETMIKEGDTIDILAPVQGG
- a CDS encoding thiazole synthase codes for the protein MTKQLETNNTWQIGGKTLNSRLLIGSALYPSPANMEDAIRISGAQIVTVSLRRQAAGEGNGNPFWDIIKSLGIEVLPNTAGSHSAKEAITTAQMAREVFGTNWVKLEVIGDQYNLQPDPFETVKAAEVLIKEGFEVFPYTTDDLVVAKRLADVGCKIIMPWGSMIGSGKGLMNPDNLIAIRKQFPDLQLIVDAGIGKPSHATQAMELGYDGVLLNSAIALAQDPVKMADAFRLAVEAGRLGYEAGVMKEREFASPSTPTVGTPFWHQFN